One stretch of Pseudomonadota bacterium DNA includes these proteins:
- the zwf gene encoding glucose-6-phosphate dehydrogenase, with amino-acid sequence MIIAGASGDLCHRKLIPALFSLARSKLLPPGFTILGLARTPMSDDAFRTTVTESMRKQGVDVSSPLWESFAKGLYYHAGDYASADTWSALGARLTTIDEARGTCGNRLYYLAVPPTAFPVIIGGLGAAGLSHDAHDPIGGHADGVGGWVRIVIEKPFGRDLTSARQLQRDVQSAFREDQVFRIDHYLGKETVQNIMVLRFANLMFEPVWNRRYIDHVQITVAESLGVEKRGGYYEQAGALRDMIQNHLMQVLSVVAMEPPATFRANEVRDETAKLVRAIRPFSGDDVSRFTVRGQYTKGWVNGARVPGYRDEEGVSPTSTTETFAAARFTIDNWRWADVPFYVRSGKRLARKLSEIAIQFRKLPHLLFQNGPQSEVDENALVIRIQPDEGISIRFEAKLPGPHMILRPVRMDMRYGSTFGGESPDGYQRLLLDALLGDATLFARYDWVEASWTRVQPILDAWHTDRGSDIPTYEAGSWGPPESRELLRQDGRRWRRF; translated from the coding sequence ATGATCATCGCTGGCGCAAGCGGAGACCTGTGTCACCGCAAGCTCATCCCCGCGCTCTTCAGTCTGGCGCGCTCGAAGCTGCTGCCTCCCGGCTTCACCATCCTGGGGCTTGCGCGCACCCCCATGTCCGACGACGCCTTCCGGACGACCGTCACCGAGTCGATGCGAAAGCAAGGCGTCGACGTCTCGAGCCCCTTGTGGGAATCCTTCGCCAAGGGCCTCTACTACCACGCGGGCGATTACGCATCGGCCGACACGTGGTCTGCGCTCGGCGCGCGGCTCACCACCATCGACGAAGCACGCGGAACCTGCGGCAACCGTCTCTACTACCTGGCCGTTCCCCCCACCGCGTTTCCCGTGATCATCGGGGGGCTGGGTGCGGCTGGGCTCTCGCACGATGCCCACGATCCCATCGGCGGTCACGCCGACGGCGTGGGAGGATGGGTTCGCATCGTCATCGAGAAGCCGTTCGGACGCGACCTCACCTCTGCCCGCCAGCTGCAGCGCGACGTGCAGAGCGCCTTTCGCGAAGACCAGGTCTTCCGCATCGATCACTACCTGGGCAAGGAAACCGTCCAGAACATCATGGTTCTCCGATTTGCAAACCTGATGTTCGAGCCCGTGTGGAACCGCCGCTACATCGACCACGTACAGATCACCGTGGCCGAGAGCCTGGGCGTGGAGAAGCGCGGCGGCTACTACGAACAGGCCGGTGCGTTGCGCGACATGATCCAGAACCACCTGATGCAGGTGCTCAGCGTGGTCGCCATGGAGCCTCCCGCCACGTTTCGCGCCAACGAGGTGCGCGACGAGACCGCAAAGCTGGTTCGTGCCATACGCCCCTTCTCAGGAGACGACGTGTCACGCTTCACGGTACGAGGGCAGTACACGAAAGGCTGGGTGAACGGCGCCCGCGTTCCCGGATACCGCGACGAGGAAGGGGTCTCACCCACCTCGACAACCGAGACCTTTGCGGCGGCTCGGTTCACCATCGACAACTGGCGCTGGGCCGACGTGCCGTTCTACGTGCGTTCCGGCAAGCGTCTGGCCCGCAAGCTCTCCGAGATCGCCATCCAGTTCCGCAAGCTTCCGCATCTTCTGTTCCAGAACGGCCCCCAGAGCGAGGTCGACGAGAACGCCCTGGTGATCCGCATACAGCCAGACGAGGGCATCTCCATCCGCTTCGAGGCCAAGCTCCCCGGACCGCACATGATCCTGCGCCCCGTGCGCATGGACATGCGATACGGCTCGACCTTCGGAGGCGAATCACCGGATGGCTACCAGCGGCTCCTCCTCGACGCGCTGCTCGGCGATGCAACGCTCTTCGCGCGGTACGACTGGGTAGAGGCCTCCTGGACGCGGGTGCAGCCCATCCTCGACGCCTGGCACACTGACAGAGGCAGCGATATCCCGACCTACGAAGCAGGCTCATGGGGCCCACCCGAATCCCGTGAACTGCTGCGCCAGGACGGCCGACGTTGGAGGCGATTCTGA